From a single Lytechinus variegatus isolate NC3 chromosome 9, Lvar_3.0, whole genome shotgun sequence genomic region:
- the LOC121422013 gene encoding adhesion G-protein coupled receptor D1-like gives MAEYQLLTFTNNFDTGNVSEIRGTYQGTCWLSTAGGAIYAFVGPALAVIVINTILLGIVLREIRRIIDRDITKIEVSKAKTTAKTLLVFIPIMGAPWVFGVLAINGDTLVFDYLFTALTSFQVSNQKELFAPRFPRDGKLIHSQTAEGALILQAAVPPQQP, from the exons ATGGCGGAATACCAACTCCTAACATTCACTAATAATTTCGACACGGGAAATGTTTCTGAAATAAGAGGTACATACCAAGGAAC TTGTTGGCTATCGACGGCGGGAGGGGCCATCTATGCATTCGTTGGACCTGCATTGGCCGTTATTGTT ATCAACACCATTCTGTTGGGCATCGTTCTTCGAGAAATCAGAAGAATCATCGATCGAGATATAACAAAAATCGAGGTGTCTAAAGCAAA AACTACTGCGAAAACCCTCCTTGTCTTCATTCCTATCATGGGGGCGCCCTGGGTGTTTGGAGTTCTGGCTATCAACGGAGACACCCTCGTATTCGACTATCTCTTCACAGCATTGACGAGTTTCCAGGTGAGCAATCAGAAAGAGCT TTTCGCTCCAAGGTTTCCAAGAGACGGAAAGTTGATCCATTCTCAAACAGCAGAGGGCGCACTAATCCTTCAAGCAGCGGTGCCACCTCAACAACCGTGA